One genomic region from Kamptonema formosum PCC 6407 encodes:
- the cdaA gene encoding diadenylate cyclase CdaA — MNNQQSSFDINSAGFLQYPPVSFLIHGLDLGLVFALAYMVLVIIGERRTLWMVRGFIVLMLATAVSNWAGLRLLHIALNSLVTGSAVAMAVILQSEFRRLLEQLGRGEILQLFGPGRRSIPEPDSVIDEIVDAVKELSQNRTGALLILETDSPIDERDFSVPGVKLNAEVSKELLQTIFQPKTLLHDGATLIRGSRIVAAGVILPLSERTASRQLGTRHRAAMGITERVQACICVVVSEETGSISLAQMGNLNRPLTSSKLKELLEAKLNPSEGEGVAPPIPIGNLGRQIGLRASAMISRILRRPPPSNRDKN; from the coding sequence ATGAACAATCAACAATCTAGTTTTGACATTAACAGTGCGGGCTTTTTGCAATATCCCCCTGTATCTTTTTTAATTCACGGGCTGGATCTCGGATTGGTCTTTGCCCTAGCGTACATGGTGCTTGTCATTATTGGAGAACGCCGGACGCTATGGATGGTACGGGGGTTTATTGTTCTGATGTTAGCTACAGCGGTAAGTAACTGGGCTGGGTTGAGGTTGCTGCACATTGCCCTCAACAGCTTAGTCACTGGTTCCGCTGTGGCAATGGCAGTGATCTTGCAATCAGAATTTCGCAGATTGCTGGAACAATTGGGTCGGGGTGAAATTCTGCAATTGTTTGGCCCAGGTCGCAGGTCTATTCCTGAGCCTGATAGTGTGATTGATGAAATTGTGGACGCAGTTAAAGAACTTTCACAAAATCGTACTGGAGCTTTACTCATCCTTGAAACTGACTCTCCGATTGACGAGCGGGATTTTTCAGTACCAGGTGTAAAGCTGAATGCTGAAGTTTCAAAAGAACTTTTGCAGACTATCTTTCAGCCAAAAACTTTGCTCCACGACGGGGCGACTCTGATTAGAGGTTCTCGAATTGTGGCGGCGGGGGTAATCTTGCCGCTGTCGGAGCGTACTGCGTCGCGGCAGTTGGGAACTCGTCACCGAGCGGCGATGGGCATTACAGAGCGAGTGCAAGCTTGCATTTGTGTGGTTGTCTCTGAGGAAACGGGTTCTATTTCTTTGGCTCAGATGGGAAATTTAAACCGACCTTTGACGAGTAGCAAACTCAAGGAGTTGCTAGAGGCAAAGCTTAACCCCTCTGAGGGAGAGGGAGTAGCGCCGCCAATCCCTATAGGCAATCTGGGACGGCAGATAGGCTTGAGGGCATCGGCTATGATTTCGCGGATATTACGCCGTCCTCCACCAAGTAATCGCGATAAAAATTGA
- the lysA gene encoding diaminopimelate decarboxylase: MVSIQSVEVQNSGLQYLPDSKNTPQTRSPNQELLPLTARVNSQDRLEIGGCDVVNLVEQFGSPIYILDEVTLRTACRQYREALKRYYPGESQVLYASKAWSCMAVCAIASSEGLGIDVVSGGEIFTALQAGVSPNKLYFHGNNKSRSELELAIESGCTIVADNWLELSTLVEILENRATQPVRVMLRFTPGIECHTHEYIRTGHLDSKFGFDPNDLDRVFAFLSKQPSLSCIGLHAHIGSQIFELQPHEDLAGVIAEAFVKASHYGLPVGELNVGGGLGISYTEADDPPSIEAWVKVIGESVAAACQKLEIPLPKLLCEPGRSLIGSACVTAYTVGSKKVIPGMRTYLAVDGGMSDNPRPITYQSVYRVVAANQMSAPLTETVTIAGKHCESGDIVIKNAQLPVSKPGDVLVVMATGAYNYSMASNYNRLPRPTAVLVRDGEANVIIQRETYQDLLRQDRLPERLVKQVE; the protein is encoded by the coding sequence ATGGTATCAATTCAATCTGTTGAAGTTCAAAATTCTGGACTTCAGTATCTACCTGACTCTAAAAATACCCCCCAGACTCGTTCGCCGAATCAGGAACTTTTACCGCTGACAGCTAGAGTTAACAGTCAAGATCGCTTGGAGATCGGGGGTTGCGATGTAGTTAACCTGGTTGAGCAATTTGGTTCGCCGATCTATATTTTAGACGAAGTGACATTGCGAACGGCTTGTCGCCAGTACCGGGAAGCCTTAAAACGTTACTATCCGGGTGAGTCTCAGGTACTTTACGCTTCTAAGGCGTGGAGTTGTATGGCGGTTTGTGCGATCGCATCCTCCGAAGGCTTAGGTATCGACGTGGTATCTGGGGGCGAAATCTTTACTGCTCTCCAAGCTGGCGTTAGTCCTAACAAACTCTACTTTCACGGTAACAATAAATCTCGCAGCGAACTAGAACTAGCGATCGAAAGCGGCTGTACTATCGTCGCCGATAACTGGCTAGAATTATCAACTCTGGTTGAAATTCTAGAAAATAGAGCAACCCAACCAGTGCGCGTCATGCTGCGGTTTACTCCAGGGATCGAATGTCACACACATGAGTACATTCGCACAGGCCACCTGGATAGCAAATTTGGGTTCGATCCCAACGATCTCGATCGAGTCTTTGCCTTCCTGAGCAAACAACCCTCATTATCCTGTATTGGCTTACACGCTCACATCGGTTCGCAGATTTTTGAACTCCAACCCCACGAAGATTTAGCAGGAGTCATCGCCGAAGCATTCGTCAAAGCAAGTCACTACGGCCTACCTGTGGGAGAACTCAACGTTGGCGGTGGCTTAGGCATCAGCTATACTGAAGCGGACGATCCTCCCAGTATCGAAGCTTGGGTCAAAGTAATTGGCGAATCGGTAGCAGCAGCTTGCCAAAAGCTGGAAATACCTTTACCGAAATTACTTTGCGAACCAGGGCGATCGCTGATTGGTTCAGCTTGCGTCACCGCTTACACAGTTGGCTCCAAAAAAGTCATTCCCGGAATGCGGACTTATCTAGCTGTAGATGGCGGGATGTCAGACAACCCGCGTCCGATTACCTACCAATCAGTATATCGAGTAGTCGCAGCCAACCAAATGTCTGCTCCTTTAACAGAAACAGTAACAATTGCTGGCAAACACTGCGAATCAGGCGATATTGTAATTAAAAATGCTCAGTTGCCAGTATCAAAACCGGGAGATGTCCTGGTCGTAATGGCGACAGGTGCTTACAATTACAGCATGGCCTCTAACTATAATCGGTTGCCTCGACCAACAGCCGTTTTAGTCAGAGATGGGGAAGCAAACGTTATCATACAGCGTGAAACTTACCAAGACTTACTGAGGCAAGACCGCTTGCCCGAAAGACTCGTCAAACAAGTGGAATAA
- the rimI gene encoding ribosomal protein S18-alanine N-acetyltransferase, which translates to MTAVPLIEIKHLAPEHLPAAVELDQLCFGGIWTLEGYRRELDSSNSDLLGLWKMVEDGGDGGDGGDEGDDSSVHPGLANKYPIHPFISSPPHPPHPPHPPHPPHPPHPPHPSLIGIACLWSILEEAHITILAIHPDYQGQGFGQALLYALLKSAHQRKLEWATLEVRSSNLAAISLYQKFGFQEAGRRRGYYQDSGEDALILWLGGLQKPEFEQDLAKWEGEIRDRLTYLLQEV; encoded by the coding sequence TTGACCGCTGTGCCTTTGATAGAAATTAAACATCTTGCACCAGAACACCTGCCAGCAGCCGTCGAACTCGACCAGCTTTGTTTCGGCGGAATTTGGACTTTGGAAGGCTACCGCCGAGAGCTAGACAGTTCTAATAGCGATTTGTTGGGTTTGTGGAAGATGGTGGAGGATGGGGGAGATGGGGGAGATGGGGGAGATGAGGGAGATGATTCTTCTGTACATCCGGGTTTAGCCAATAAATATCCCATCCACCCCTTTATTTCATCTCCTCCCCATCCCCCCCATCCTCCCCATCCCCCCCATCCTCCCCATCCTCCCCATCCTCCCCATCCCTCCCTAATTGGTATCGCCTGTCTTTGGTCAATTTTAGAGGAGGCTCATATTACGATTTTGGCTATTCATCCTGACTATCAAGGTCAGGGTTTTGGGCAAGCTTTGCTTTATGCTTTGCTAAAGTCAGCTCATCAGCGAAAACTGGAGTGGGCTACTTTGGAAGTGCGATCGTCTAATTTGGCGGCGATATCTCTTTATCAGAAGTTCGGTTTTCAGGAGGCGGGACGTAGACGCGGCTATTATCAAGATAGTGGGGAAGATGCTTTGATCCTATGGCTAGGTGGTCTTCAAAAGCCAGAATTTGAGCAGGATTTAGCTAAATGGGAGGGGGAAATTCGCGATCGCCTCACCTATCTTTTGCAAGAAGTTTAA